The following is a genomic window from candidate division KSB1 bacterium.
CAAAAAAGCCCAGCGGCCAATAAAATGCCGACCGATAGAATAAAGAAACACAAAACTGATTGCCGCACAGATTAGATTGATCGTTTCAGTGGCGTATAATTCCCGATTCCGGCCTTTAACAGGGGTTGAAGTAAGCGCAATCAAGGCTGAATACAAGGGCGGGCGTTTGGATATTCCCGGATTTTCAAGATTACGCATCGCTATGGCTTTTTCACGATAATCAAAAAAATCACTGTCCGGCACATAAAATTCATTAACATACTGTCCAATATACACCGCAAAACTGACAAACAGCAATAAAAGCGGTAAAAAGGATTTCACTCTACAGATCATGTCTTGCTTGTCTCTTTCCGGCTTTTATAAATTCAAATGGTATCAGCACCCATTCACAGGCCTATAAAAAACTGGTTTATATTTCCAATAAACCCAAAGAAATATAAACCAGTAAATTGTGTAAATCAAGTAAGAAAATAATGATATTCAAAATAATTTGTGCATAGAGTGCTATCTTTATTTAAACAGTTTGGTATTACTGATAAAAGCCACATAGTTACCATCCGGAGACCAGCTCGGTACATTCATCGTTCCCTGACCGCCATAGACATAAGCAACAATGTTTGGTTCTTTCCGGTTAACAGACATCATACGCAAATAGACGTGTTTGTAAAAAGGATGGTCTCCCGATTCGATTTCAGGCCTATAAGAAAGAAAAATAATATATTTTCCGTCTGGTGAGATATGTGGAAACCAATCATTGTACTCGTCAAAGGTGATCTGTTCTTCTTCACTTCCATCTGGGCGCATTCGCCAAATCTGCATGGTGCCGGTGCGGTTGGAATTAAAGTATATATAATCACCATTTGGTGTAAACTCGGAGCCATCATCCAGAGTTGGTGTATCAGTTAATTGCTCTTCCTGTTTGGTATCCACAGAAATTCTGTAAATATCATACTGTCCATTGCGTTCCGCCGTATAGATCAGATATTTTTCATCCGGCGACCATCCGTGTAGATACGAGGGGCCTTTCTCTGTGATCTGTTTCGGTGTTCCGCCCGAGGCAGGCAGGGTGTATATAATGGACTGTCCATCATGTTCGTCACTGTGATGACTGATCCCCAGTTTTTTACCGTCAAACGAGAGCACATGGTCGTTATTATTGTTCGTGGCAAATGCGGTTTCCAGTCTATCCGTACAATAGGTCAGCAGGTCAAAATTATAAAGCAGTCCTTCACTGTTATAGATCAACCGGGTACCAAGCGGGTGCCAATTCGGGGCCTGCAGTGAACGCGGCTCGCTGTGCAATATTTTACGCAATCCGGTTTTGACGTTAAGAATTTCAATATGGCTGCCGATATAATCCTGATAAGGTGTAAAATCGGGTCTGCCGGCTGGATAATCCGAACATTTTGAAACAAAGCGGATTCTACCACATCGGAATCATGTGAACAGACGTACAATCCGGCCAATACATTGTCATTCAGACTCGATTTTTTCCGCACAGATACAAACGGCTGTCCAAACTCAGCTGTAGACATGATAAACATATCGCCGCGGCGTTCGAGCTGGACTACATCCGGTGCCTGGATATCGGACTGAACTTCTTCGGTGTCCGCCCCTCGCGTATCGCGGTACTGCAGAGAGGTCAGTCCGTCACCGTGAACACAGGCATTGACATGTGCTGACTGGGATGATAGAGTATTTCGGACAATCCATCCCAGTTTACGATGCGCATTAACACCCTTTCCCAAAAATTTGACATTTGCCCGAAGAATAAAATCACCACTCAATTGCTTGTAAAGATAGTGAAATTCATCCTGCCCAAACCACATATTGGTACCGGCTCCGGAGAGGGTGTATTCCTGTGTATTGGCACGATAGGAGACCTGCCCCGGATGCTTGACATTACCGACATCTGTGTTTTTTTCGAAAACACCCGTTTTGTTAGAAGAAGCATGCATAAGTGAAACTCCGCATATTAAAACTATTATCACAAAGCTGAAATAAAACTTTTTCATAAAAAACCTCATTGAATCTTTAATGACTGCACATGTTTTCACCCGTTTCAAGAACACCGCCTGCAAAATCCCGGACCAGTTGTTCCGGGTCGGTAGCCATAGCACCCGTTACAACTTTGATGCCATTCTGTTCAAACAGCATTTGCGCCCGATTCCCCATTCCACCGGCAATAATCACATCAGCGCCCAGTTCGTGCAGCCAACGCGGCAAAACTCCCGGCTCATGCGGCGGTGGGGTGTGGTCGTTGCGGGAAACGATCTTTTTTTCAGTCATATCATATTCAATCACAGCAAACTGTTCGCAATGCCCGAAATGCATACTCAATTTACCGCTTACCACAGGCACCGCGTATTTGACTAATTTTTTCTGATTCATGTCTTGGCTCCTTTAATCTTTTCAACAAGTTGTTCAACAATAGATAGAAATGATTGAGCCGTTTCAGATTTGCCGTAATGATAGACATAGGGCTTGCCCTCATCACTGGCCTGCACAATTTGCGGCTCAATCGGTATTTTCCCCAAAAAGGCGACATTCATTTCCCTGGACATACTCTCACCGCCTCCGGTTTTGAAAATATCATGAGTGGCGCCGCAGGATGGACAGACAAAACCGCTCATATTTTCAATAACACCGAGGACCGGCAAGTTGAGTTTTTCGCAAAATTGGATCGATCGACGCACATCGGATGTGGAAAGAGCCTGGGGTGTGGTCACAACAACAGCGCCGGTGGCATTTTTCACCAGCTGAACAACGGATAAAGGCTCATCACCGGTTCCGGGAGGCGAATCAAAAATCAGATAATCCAGATCACCCCATTCCACATCTTTGAGCATTTGCTTAATCGCACCCATCTTCATAGGACCGCGCCAGATCACAGCATCCCGGCTCTGCACGAGCATGCCCAAAGATAAGACTTTGAGATTTTCCGAAAAATTAACCGGTACCAGTTTATCATTTTTCATGTCCACCTGACGCCCTTCCAGTCCCATTAATCGGGGAATGCTTGGGCCATGGAAATCCACATCAAGCAGTCCCACTTTATTGCCGTTCAACGCTAGGGACAGTGCGAGATTCGCTGATACAGTGCTCTTGCCCACTCCTCCCTTTCCGGAGAGAACAAGAATTTTATACTTGATACGATTTAAATTTTTTTCAAGATCAATCTGTTCCAGTGCTTGATCCAGATTTTCATTCTGATTCATTAATCATCTCCTGACAAATATTAAACAGCGTTTAATTCCTTAATTGTATTTTTCCACAAAGATCTAAATACAGTCTCCAGTTCTGAATTTCCAATTTCAACAGGAGTCTGTGCATTGACTTGAGCATGAACTATACCCGGATCGAATGGAATGGTTCCCAATATCGGGATTTCTTTTTGCTCGCAGAAATTTCTGATGCTTTTTGTAAGCTCCTCCTGCAAATCATATTTATTGATGCAGATTCCCGTCGGGACATCAAAATGCTCAGCCATGCCAATCACCCGCTTCATATCGTGAATGGCCGAAAGTGTCGGTTCTGTGACAATTAGCAGATAAGAGGCTCCGCCTATGGCTGCGATAACCGGACATCCCGTGCCCGGAGGGCCGTCAACTATCAACAGATCATGTTTGTTTTCCTCTGCAATCATTTTAGCCTTTTGTCGTACAAGCGTTACCAGTTTCCCGGAATTCTCCTCAGCAATTCCCAATTTTGCATGTACAGCAGGACCAAAACGCGTTTTAGAAAAATACCATTCTCCATTTTCCCGGGAATTGAACTGTATAGCCTGGAGCGGACAATTCCAGACACAGACACCGCAGCCTTCGCAGGCAACAGGATCCACCTGAAAATCCCCGGTAATTGCATCAAACCGACAGACCTCAGTGCAACGTCCGCATGGGTTGCAGAGTTGCGGATCAATCCACGCCTGTTTTCCACCGGAAAAAGTATGCTTTTCCTGAACGACAGGACGCATTAGCACATGTAGATTTGCGGCATCCACATCTGCATCTGCTAAAACTGCATTCTCTGCCAGCGCTGCAAAAGAACCGGTGACAGTGGTTTTTCCGGTACCGCCCTTACCGCTTATAATGACAAGTTCTTTCATGATTAAATCCGAGTTTCAATTGCTTGATAAATATCTGTAAATGTATTTTTAAATTCATCCATCTCTATCACCAGTTTTCCGGTTGCATAAGCCTGAGCAATAGTACGGCTATAGGGAATTTTCGCCAATATATCTATTTCATGTTCAAGGCAAAATTCCTCCACCCTGTCATCTCCCAAAGTGGAACGATTGATGATGACACCGAAACGTTTTTCTAATTTGCGCAAAAGATTCACAGACAACTTTAAATCATTATACCCGAAAGGAGTTGGTTCGGTCACCAATATAACATAATCAACATCCCGAACTGTTTCGACAACCGGACATGACGTGCCGGGCGGTGCATCGATGATCGCTATCTCATCCGCAGCGATGTGTTTCTTTACAGCAGCAATCACAGGTGGCGCTTTGGCCTCTCCGATATTCAATTCACCGCTGACAATATTCAGATCTTTCGCAAACCCATAATGGCATACTCCGGTCGGATAATCTACTTCCCGAATTGCATTCTCAGGACAAGCCAACCTACAGCCGCCGCATCCATGACACAATTCATTAAAAACCAGCACGCTTGAGCCAAAGACACCAATCGCATTAAATTCACAAACCTTGTGACAATTCCCGCACAAATTGCATTTATCCTGATCCACCTGGGGAACTAATATGTTGACCGGTTCACTGTTTGTCCACTCTGCGTGGATAAATAAATTGCTGTTGGGTGCTTCTACATCACAATCCAGCAATCGGGTCTTGATGTGCTGTCTGGATAAAGACACAGCTAAATTTGTTGCTACAAAAGTTTTTCCGGTTCCACCTTTACCGCTGGCAACTGCAATCTTCTTGAACATTCTTGATACCTGTTTTTATTAACAATCTCTACCAGTGACCCTCTACATCCGCTTGATCAGCTTTCTGTAATTTACCGGTTTGAAAAGCTTCAATGGCATCGGTCACATCTCCCTGTACATGGGTATAAACAGACACACCGGCAGCATTCAAAGCACGAAACGCCTTGGGTCCACAATGACCGGTCAACAGAGAATCTACCCCGGCATTAACTATTGTCTGAGCAGACTGTATCCCGGCTCCAGAAGGAGACTGTAAGTTCTGTTCATTATCGAGAAAAGTAATATCCCCGGACTCTGAATCAAATATCATGAAATATTTTGCGCGTCCGAATCTCGGATCAATCAACGTATCCCTTTGCCTGTTTTGGCATGGTATCGCTATTTTCATCATGTTCTCCCTTTAGCTGGTTTAACTTTTCTGCAAATGCTTCCAGACTTTTGAGCCGTTTTTGAATAATGGCTCGCCAGACATGCAAATGCTCATTTCCACTTTTTGTTAATTTGTACAAACGTTTTGCAGGTCCGGCGCCCGAGGTATCCCATTCTGAAATAACATATCCGAATTTCTCAAGATGGCGCAGCGTTCTATAAACCGCGCCGGCATCGGCATCTTGATCCATAAAGCCCAGATGAGGCAAAGCTGCCATAAGCTCGTACCCGTGTGCCGGTTTTTCCCACAACAAGTACAAAATCGACGCCTCAAGCCAGCGCGCCTGTCTGCGTTTGGGACAATTACAATCTTGATTCATATTTTTTCTCACATCTATATGTTTATTACATATAAATATAATATATTAATTTTAAAAAGTCAACTCTTTTTATCAACTTTATAAAAGAGTCTGTATATTGGACTTAATTCTTGATTTATTCAATATTTTTTGTAAATTTATATATACATTAAAGAGCGTATAGAGCTCAGATAAAAGAGGATATGCTATATGGCAAAGAAAAAGCAATATGACGCCGGGGATGAAATCGAAGCATTGTGCAATAAATGCAAAGGCCCGACGGTTCACGTAGTCGAATCCGTTAAAGATGACAAAGTAAACAAAGTACTTTGTAAAAGCTGTAACAGTTCGCATCGTTATAAAGACCCGAACACAGAACCTAAAAAAGCAAAGAAAACAGCCACTCCCAAAAAGCCTAAAAAAACCAAGGAGCAGCGTCGATGGTCGAGAATGATGGGAAAAGCGGATACAGAACATGTCAAAGACTATGCTATGAACGAAATCTACAATGTCTATGACGTTGTCAACCATGAAACGTTCGGCGAGGGCGTGGTGGTCGAAATTTTGAATCCCACAAAAATAATGGTTACATTTGAGGACGGAAACAGAACTTTGGTGCAGAATCGGGAGCTTTCCGCATAATCATCCCTCTGAAATGTTCCCCAAGAGTTCATGTGAACTCCTGGGGATTCATTTCCATTTTTTATTCCCTGTACAAATATCGTTTAATCTTTTTGGTGGGTGTTTTTATAAACTCTTCCTGCTGTTCGATAATGCGATGAATACGTGAATAAGCCGCGACTTTGCCATTCACTTCTTGTCTCAGGTCTTCCAGAAGCGACTGGATGCGCTTGGAAGCTTCTGATTGTTCCATATTCGATGTGTGCAATTCCTGGTCGATCGAATCATAATCAAGAAAAACACGGGCAACGATACGGCCGTCTTTTTCATAAACCAGAGGTTCAAGTACAAATGGATTCTGAGATAAATGATATTCAATTTCTTCAGGATATATATTTTCGCCGCTCGGTCCTACGATGAGATTTTTTGATCGGCCCTTGATAAATAAATAATTATCAGAATCAAGATATCCGCGGTCTCCTGTAATCAACCATCCGTCTTTAGAAAACGTTTTTTGTGTTTCTTCTTCGTTTTTGTAATAGCCTTTCATAATATTCGGACCCTGAACAACGATTTCTCCGACGCCTGTATCCGGATCGGGATCATCGATTCTACAGGTCACGTCCATGACAATTTTTCCTGCGGATCGGCGTTTATGTTGTCCTTCTGGACTGACAGTGAGCAAAGGAGCCGTTTCAGAGAGACCGTAGCCGCAAATAAAAGAAAAGTCAGCTTCAATAAGAAAATCTTCCACTTCAGGAGGCATAGCTGCACCTCCGAAGACCATCACGCGCAAATTACCACCAAAGGATTCTTTGAGTTTTTTTCCGGCAATCTTTGCAACAAGTCCACGGGTCGCCTTCATTCTATACATCATTTTTGAATAGGCTTTGGCATTGATTTGCGGCAGCACTTTCTTTTTATATATTTTGTCCATAATCAGAGGTACAGACAATATAATAGTGGGATTGACTTGAGCAACAGCTGATAAAACGATGGGTCCTGTGGGGGGTCCTTGGATATAGTAAATAGTGGCACCGCCATAAAATGCCGCAAGAAACCCCATCGAGCATTCGTAGGAATGAGCGAGTGGCAGAATGGACAACAGCGTGTCCTTTTCCGTAATGGGCAAGGCGTTCAAACCCGCAAAAATATTTGAAACAATATTTTTATGCGTGAGCATGACACCTTTGGAATGGCCGGTGGTGCCGGAGGTATAAAGGATTTCCATGAGATCATCGGGATGAATTTTTGTATTCTGGCGCAGCTTGTTTCCCTTTTGGGTATTTTCAGAGGTGTTGAGTTCGGATAATTTTAATGTTTTTATTTTAGTATGTTCTAAAGATTCATCATCGACAACAACAATACGTTTAACGGACTTGAAATCAGCATCTTCGATCTTGTGAAACAGCTTTGAAGAAATGAACATTATCCTGGCTTCAGAATTCCGGAGAATATGATGCACCTCGGATTTGTGAAAATCAGGAAGAATAGGCACAATAACAGCACCGATTGAGACCACTGACAAATAACACATTCCCCAGTAGGGGCTGTTTTCACTCAACAACGCCACCCGATCCCCCGGTTTAATCCCCTCGGAGTTTAGGAACTGCGCCAGGGCAGCAATTCCGTTATCCAATTCAGAGTATGACAAAGGATCTTCCCCGACAAACGACAGAGCACTCTGATCAGGATTTCTGGGGATCCTGTCATTTAGCAAATCAA
Proteins encoded in this region:
- a CDS encoding DUF5050 domain-containing protein, which encodes MIYNSEGLLYNFDLLTYCTDRLETAFATNNNNDHVLSFDGKKLGISHHSDEHDGQSIIYTLPASGGTPKQITEKGPSYLHGWSPDEKYLIYTAERNGQYDIYRISVDTKQEEQLTDTPTLDDGSEFTPNGDYIYFNSNRTGTMQIWRMRPDGSEEEQITFDEYNDWFPHISPDGKYIIFLSYRPEIESGDHPFYKHVYLRMMSVNRKEPNIVAYVYGGQGTMNVPSWSPDGNYVAFISNTKLFK
- a CDS encoding NifB/NifX family molybdenum-iron cluster-binding protein, whose translation is MNQKKLVKYAVPVVSGKLSMHFGHCEQFAVIEYDMTEKKIVSRNDHTPPPHEPGVLPRWLHELGADVIIAGGMGNRAQMLFEQNGIKVVTGAMATDPEQLVRDFAGGVLETGENMCSH
- a CDS encoding Mrp/NBP35 family ATP-binding protein, coding for MNQNENLDQALEQIDLEKNLNRIKYKILVLSGKGGVGKSTVSANLALSLALNGNKVGLLDVDFHGPSIPRLMGLEGRQVDMKNDKLVPVNFSENLKVLSLGMLVQSRDAVIWRGPMKMGAIKQMLKDVEWGDLDYLIFDSPPGTGDEPLSVVQLVKNATGAVVVTTPQALSTSDVRRSIQFCEKLNLPVLGVIENMSGFVCPSCGATHDIFKTGGGESMSREMNVAFLGKIPIEPQIVQASDEGKPYVYHYGKSETAQSFLSIVEQLVEKIKGAKT
- a CDS encoding ATP-binding protein, coding for MKELVIISGKGGTGKTTVTGSFAALAENAVLADADVDAANLHVLMRPVVQEKHTFSGGKQAWIDPQLCNPCGRCTEVCRFDAITGDFQVDPVACEGCGVCVWNCPLQAIQFNSRENGEWYFSKTRFGPAVHAKLGIAEENSGKLVTLVRQKAKMIAEENKHDLLIVDGPPGTGCPVIAAIGGASYLLIVTEPTLSAIHDMKRVIGMAEHFDVPTGICINKYDLQEELTKSIRNFCEQKEIPILGTIPFDPGIVHAQVNAQTPVEIGNSELETVFRSLWKNTIKELNAV
- a CDS encoding ATP-binding protein, which gives rise to MFKKIAVASGKGGTGKTFVATNLAVSLSRQHIKTRLLDCDVEAPNSNLFIHAEWTNSEPVNILVPQVDQDKCNLCGNCHKVCEFNAIGVFGSSVLVFNELCHGCGGCRLACPENAIREVDYPTGVCHYGFAKDLNIVSGELNIGEAKAPPVIAAVKKHIAADEIAIIDAPPGTSCPVVETVRDVDYVILVTEPTPFGYNDLKLSVNLLRKLEKRFGVIINRSTLGDDRVEEFCLEHEIDILAKIPYSRTIAQAYATGKLVIEMDEFKNTFTDIYQAIETRI
- a CDS encoding NifB/NifX family molybdenum-iron cluster-binding protein, which gives rise to MIDPRFGRAKYFMIFDSESGDITFLDNEQNLQSPSGAGIQSAQTIVNAGVDSLLTGHCGPKAFRALNAAGVSVYTHVQGDVTDAIEAFQTGKLQKADQADVEGHW
- a CDS encoding helix-turn-helix transcriptional regulator, giving the protein MNQDCNCPKRRQARWLEASILYLLWEKPAHGYELMAALPHLGFMDQDADAGAVYRTLRHLEKFGYVISEWDTSGAGPAKRLYKLTKSGNEHLHVWRAIIQKRLKSLEAFAEKLNQLKGEHDENSDTMPKQAKGYVD
- a CDS encoding AMP-binding protein, which produces MADYKNKTIVDLLNDRIPRNPDQSALSFVGEDPLSYSELDNGIAALAQFLNSEGIKPGDRVALLSENSPYWGMCYLSVVSIGAVIVPILPDFHKSEVHHILRNSEARIMFISSKLFHKIEDADFKSVKRIVVVDDESLEHTKIKTLKLSELNTSENTQKGNKLRQNTKIHPDDLMEILYTSGTTGHSKGVMLTHKNIVSNIFAGLNALPITEKDTLLSILPLAHSYECSMGFLAAFYGGATIYYIQGPPTGPIVLSAVAQVNPTIILSVPLIMDKIYKKKVLPQINAKAYSKMMYRMKATRGLVAKIAGKKLKESFGGNLRVMVFGGAAMPPEVEDFLIEADFSFICGYGLSETAPLLTVSPEGQHKRRSAGKIVMDVTCRIDDPDPDTGVGEIVVQGPNIMKGYYKNEEETQKTFSKDGWLITGDRGYLDSDNYLFIKGRSKNLIVGPSGENIYPEEIEYHLSQNPFVLEPLVYEKDGRIVARVFLDYDSIDQELHTSNMEQSEASKRIQSLLEDLRQEVNGKVAAYSRIHRIIEQQEEFIKTPTKKIKRYLYRE